One Helianthus annuus cultivar XRQ/B chromosome 12, HanXRQr2.0-SUNRISE, whole genome shotgun sequence genomic region harbors:
- the LOC110893891 gene encoding probable sucrose-phosphate synthase 1: MAGNDWINSYLEAILDVGPGLDDAKSSLILRERGRFSPTRYFVDNVIGFDETDLHRSWVKAQATRSPQERNTRLENMCWRIWNLARQKKQLESEEAQRMTKRRLERERGHREAVADMSEDLSEGEKGDIVSDVSAHGDNHKSRLSRISSTDAMEAWANQQKGKKLYLVLISLHGLIRGENMELGRDSDTGGQVKYVVELARALASMPGVYRVDLLTRQVASPEVDWSYGEPTEMLAPHNSESLSDEIGESSGAYIIRIPFGPRDKYIPKELLWPHVPEFVDGALSHIIQMSKVLGEQVGGGRPVWPVAIHGHYADAGDSAALLSGALNVPMLFTGHSLGRDKLEQLLRQGRLSKDEINDTYKIMRRIEAEELTLDASEVVITSTRQEIEEQWRLYNGFDPVLERKLRARIRRNVSCYGRFMPRMVVIPPGMEFNHIIPHDGDMDGETEGTEDRQATPDPPIWAEIMRFFTNPRKPMILALARPDPKKNLTTLVKAFGECRPLRELANLTLIMGNRDNIDEMSSTSASMLLSIIKMIDKYDLYGQVAYPKHHKQSEVPDIYSLAAKTKGVFINPAFIEPFGLTLIEAAAHGLPMVATKNGGPVDIHRVLDNGLLVDPHDHESVADALLKLVADKQLWSKCRSNGLRNIHLFSWTEHCKTYLSRIASCKPRHPGWLKNNDSDDDENSEPESPGDSLRDMQDISLNLKFSMDGVDSEDRKTKLENAVMSISKGNIVKTAQRTVSGEKADQAKFPALRRRNHIFVIAVDGDNIKNLFENVKKIFSAVEDEKNNGSVGFILATSLQMAEIHSFLVSNGLNPSDFDAFICNSGADLYYTSSHSEDNPFVFDLYYHSHIEYRWGGEGLRKTLVRWASSIIDKKGQNKNEEHVVTEDEAVSTNYCYAFNVQNPALVPPAKELRKMMRIQALRCHVIYCQNGRKINVIPVLASRSQALRYLYLRWGMDLSKVVVFIGESGDTDYEGFHGGVHKSVILKGVGNGISDQLHANRVYPLSDVWPTDSANIVQTREEFGVADIRESLGKLGVLKG, translated from the exons ATGGCGGGAAACGACTGGATAAACAGTTATTTAGAAGCAATTCTGGACGTAGGTCCTGGGCTCGACGACGCTAAATCGTCGCTAATTCTCCGTGAACGAGGACGCTTCAGTCCTACTCGTTATTTCGTCGATAACGTTATCGGATTCGATGAAACCGATCTTCATCGGTCCTGGGTTAAG GCGCAGGCGACCAGGAGTCCACAGGAGAGGAATACAAGGCTTGAGAATATGTGTTGGAGGATTTGGAATCTGGCTAGACAGAAAAAGCAG cTTGAGAGTGAGGAAGCTCAAAGAATGACCAAACGCCGCCTTGAGCGCGAACGGGGTCATAGAGAAGCCGTGGCCGATATGTCAGAAGACTTATCAGAGGGGGAGAAAGGAGATATCGTTAGCGATGTTTCCGCTCACGGTGATAACCACAAAAGTCGTTTGTCTAGAATTAGCTCTACCGATGCAATGGAAGCGTGGGCTAATCAACAAAAGGGCAAAAAGTTGTACCTCGTACTAATAAG TCTTCACGGTCTAATACGTGGTGAAAATATGGAGCTTGGTCGTGATTCCGATACGGGTGGTCAG GTTAAGTATGTTGTGGAACTTGCACGCGCTTTAGCTTCAATGCCAGGTGTCTACCGAGTCGATTTACTAACTCGACAAGTCGCGTCACCCGAAGTTGACTGGAGTTACGGTGAACCAACGGAAATGCTCGCGCCACATAATTCCGAAAGTTTGTCGGACGAAATCGGCGAGAGTAGTGGCGCATATATAATCCGAATTCCGTTCGGTCCACGAGATAAATATATCCCCAAAGAGCTTTTATGGCCACACGTCCCCGAATTCGTTGACGGTGCACTTAGCCACATAATCCAAATGTCGAAAGTTTTGGGTGAGCAAGTCGGTGGTGGTCGGCCCGTATGGCCCGTTGCTATCCACGGTCATTACGCCGATGCCGGTGACTCAGCGGCTCTTCTTTCCGGTGCCCTAAACGTACCCATGCTTTTTACGGGCCACTCGTTAGGGCGAGATAAGCTAGAACAACTTTTAAGGCAAGGGAGATTATCTAAAGATGAAATTAACGATACATATAAAATAATGCGTAGGATAGAGGCTGAGGAGTTGACACTTGATGCGTCTGAAGTGGTTATAACGAGCACCCGACAGGAAATAGAAGAACAGTGGCGGTTGTATAACGGGTTTGACCCGGTTCTTGAGCGTAAGCTTCGCGCTAGGATCAGGCGTAACGTTAGTTGTTACGGCAGGTTCATGCCTCGCATGGTT GTGATTCCTCCAGGGATGGAGTTTAATCATATTATTCCGCATGACGGTGATATGGACGGTGAAACCGAAGGAACCGAAGATCGTCAGGCCACTCCGGACCCACCTATTTGGGCCGAG ATAATGCGTTTCTTTACTAACCCACGTAAACCTATGATACTCGCACTTGCGAGGCCCGACCCGAAAAAGAATCTTACGACTTTGGTCAAAGCATTCGGGGAGTGTCGTCCGTTACGGGAGCTTGCCAATCTT ACTTTAATAATGGGTAACCGTGATAACATCGATGAGATGTCAAGCACAAGTGCTTCAATGCTTCTTTCGATTATTAAAATGATCGATAAGTATGATCTTTACGGTCAAGTGGCGTATCCTAAACATCATAAGCAGAGTGAGGTTCCTGATATCTATAGTTTAGCCGCAAAGACTAAG GGTGTTTTCATCAATCCAGCTTTCATAGAGCCATTTGGACTCACTTTGATTGAG GCTGCAGCTCATGGGCTACCAATGGTTGCCACAAAAAATGGCGGTCCTGTAGATATACACCGT GTACTTGACAACGGTTTACTCGTTGATCCACATGATCATGAATCCGTTGCGGATGCGTTGTTAAAACTCGTGGCGGATAAGCAACTTTGGTCAAAATGCAGGTCAAACGGGTTGAGAAACATTCACTTATTTTCATGGACCGAACATTGTAAAACTTATCTTTCGCGGATTGCTAGCTGCAAACCGAGGCACCCCGGGTGGCTAAAAAACAACGATAGCGACGACGATGAAAATTCCGAACCGGAATCACCGGGTGATTCGTTAAGAGATATGCAGGATATATCTCTAAATTTGAAGTTTTCGATGGACGGTGTCGACTCCGAGGATAGAAAGACTAAATTAGAGAATGCGGTTATGTCAATATCAAAGGGTAATATCGTAAAAACCGCACAAAGGACCGTGTCCGGAGAAAAAGCCGATCAAGCGAAGTTTCCTGCGTTAAGAAGACGAAATCATATATTCGTAATCGCCGTTGACGGCGATAACATCAAAAATCTTTTCGAAAACGTTAAAAAGATTTTTTCAGCTGTGGAAGATGAGAAAAACAACGGGTCGGTTGGGTTTATATTAGCGACGTCTTTACAGATGGCGGAGATTCACTCGTTTTTGGTCTCGAACGGGCTAAATCCTTCCGATTTTGATGCGTTTATTTGCAACAGCGGTGCTGATCTGTACTACACATCTTCTCATTCGGAAGATAACCCGTTTGTGTTTGATCTTTATTATCATTCTCACATTGAATACCGGTGGGGAGGTGAAGGGCTTAGGAAGACTTTGGTTCGGTGGGCTTCTTCGATTATTGATAAAAAGGGCCAGAATAAAAATGAAGAACATGTTGTTACGGAAGATGAAGCGGTTTCTACCAACTACTGTTACGCTTTTAACGTTCAAAATCCCGCACTG GTTCCGCCTGCAAAAGAGCTTCGGAAGATGATGAGAATCCAAGCGCTCCGTTGTCACGTTATTTATTGCCAAAATGGGAGGAAAATTAATGTTATTCCGGTATTAGCGTCTCGTTCACAAGCGCTTAG GTACTTGTATCTCCGATGGGGTATGGACTTATCGAAAGTGGTGGTTTTTATCGGTGAAAGTGGAGACACGGATTATGAAGGATTCCATGGTGGTGTTCATAAGTCTGTTATACTTAAAGGAGTCGGTAATGGTATTAGCGACCAACTTCATGCCAACAGAGTTTACCCGCTTTCAGACGTATGGCCCACAGACAGCGCTAACATTGTTCAGACACGCGAAGAGTTTGGTGTTGCCGACATTCGTGAGTCGTTGGGAAAACTTGGAGTTCTTAAAGGATAA